Proteins encoded by one window of Synechococcus sp. WH 7805:
- a CDS encoding sugar ABC transporter substrate-binding protein, protein MTFKQRRRRTRQWLVGLALAGVATLGWGCRRPAAPEGTLQLWTLQLAPKFNPYMTSVIKAWDTRHPEAPVRWTDLPWGSVERKLLAAVFARTAPDVVNLNPPFAANLASKGGLADLTPLLPDGAAERYLPSVWDAARDPEAGQIAIPWYLTVRLSLVNRDLLREAGLDQAPRRWEEIPAYARAIRERTGRYGLFVTVVPDDSAELLESMVQMGVTLLDDRQRAAFNTPAGRKAFAFWTDLYREGLLPREVVSQGQRRAIELYQSGELALLASGAEFLRSIQTNAPGVAAVTLPQPPLTGADGTANVALMTLAVPRQSDQAKEAVELALFLTNGPNQARFAKEARVLPSSLKALEQVRAELKSEQPASADEAQIREARLLSADTLKRARVLVPATPGIKRLQSIIYTQLQRAMLAQISSEQALLEAEQQWNRYASSRWP, encoded by the coding sequence ATGACCTTCAAGCAACGACGACGGCGGACGCGGCAATGGCTGGTGGGCCTGGCTCTCGCCGGTGTGGCGACGCTCGGCTGGGGATGCCGAAGGCCGGCGGCACCGGAGGGGACGCTTCAGCTCTGGACCCTGCAGCTGGCACCCAAATTCAATCCATATATGACCTCGGTCATCAAGGCCTGGGACACGCGCCACCCTGAAGCACCGGTGCGGTGGACCGATCTGCCTTGGGGATCGGTGGAACGCAAGCTGCTGGCAGCAGTGTTCGCGCGCACGGCCCCGGATGTGGTGAATTTGAACCCCCCCTTTGCCGCCAATCTGGCCAGTAAGGGAGGGCTTGCGGATCTCACGCCGCTGTTGCCCGATGGTGCGGCAGAGCGCTACTTGCCGTCGGTCTGGGATGCGGCTCGGGATCCAGAGGCCGGACAGATCGCAATCCCCTGGTACCTCACGGTGCGTCTGAGCCTGGTGAACCGCGACCTGCTGCGCGAAGCAGGCCTGGACCAAGCACCCCGGCGCTGGGAGGAAATACCCGCCTATGCCAGGGCGATCCGCGAGCGGACTGGGCGTTATGGGCTGTTTGTGACCGTGGTGCCGGATGACTCCGCTGAGCTCTTGGAGTCGATGGTGCAGATGGGTGTGACCCTGCTCGATGATCGCCAGCGTGCGGCCTTCAACACCCCGGCCGGCCGCAAGGCTTTTGCGTTCTGGACGGATCTCTACCGGGAAGGCCTGCTGCCGAGGGAAGTGGTGAGCCAAGGGCAGCGACGGGCGATCGAGCTGTATCAGAGCGGGGAGTTGGCGCTGCTGGCCAGTGGTGCTGAGTTTCTGCGCAGCATCCAGACCAATGCTCCTGGGGTGGCGGCGGTCACCCTGCCTCAACCGCCGCTCACCGGTGCCGATGGAACGGCCAATGTGGCGTTGATGACCCTGGCGGTGCCGCGCCAGAGCGACCAGGCAAAGGAGGCTGTGGAGCTAGCTCTGTTCCTCACCAATGGCCCCAACCAGGCCCGTTTCGCGAAGGAAGCGCGAGTGCTGCCCTCGTCTCTGAAGGCTCTTGAGCAGGTGCGAGCTGAGCTGAAGTCCGAGCAACCGGCCAGTGCGGACGAGGCACAGATCCGTGAAGCCCGTTTGCTGTCCGCCGACACCCTGAAACGCGCACGGGTGTTGGTGCCGGCCACGCCAGGTATCAAACGGCTGCAGAGCATCATCTACACGCAGCTGCAGAGGGCCATGCTTGCTCAGATCAGCAGTGAGCAGGCTTTGCTGGAAGCGGAGCAACAATGGAATCGCTACGCCAGCTCCCGCTGGCCTTGA
- a CDS encoding rod shape-determining protein has translation MLFRRFQLSRDIGIDLGTANTLIYVSGKGIVLQEPSVVALDLERGATLAVGDEAKLMLGRTPGNIRAVRPLRDGVIADFDAAEQMLKTFIQKGNEGRGIVAPRLVVGIPSGVTGVERRAVREAGLAGAREVHLIDEPVAAAIGAGLPVTEPVGTMIVDIGGGTTEVAVLSLGGTVLSESVRVAGDEISDSIGVYLKKVHNLVVGERTAEDIKIRIGSAFPDNEFDQTVMDVRGLHLLSGLPRTLQLQAGDLREAIAEPLNVIVEAVKRTLERTPPELAADIVDRGIMLAGGGALVRGISDLISHETGIFTHIAEDPLLCVVKGCGQVLEDYKRLQRVLDTPEFVRAAAAV, from the coding sequence GTGCTCTTCCGTCGCTTCCAACTGTCCCGCGACATCGGTATCGACCTCGGCACAGCCAACACCCTGATTTACGTTTCAGGCAAAGGCATCGTGCTCCAGGAACCATCGGTGGTAGCGCTGGATCTCGAGCGGGGTGCAACGCTCGCCGTGGGCGATGAAGCCAAGTTGATGCTGGGGCGCACCCCAGGCAACATTCGAGCTGTGCGTCCGCTTCGCGATGGCGTGATCGCCGACTTTGACGCCGCTGAGCAGATGCTCAAAACCTTCATTCAGAAGGGCAATGAGGGGCGCGGCATCGTGGCCCCTCGGCTCGTGGTCGGCATCCCCAGCGGTGTGACCGGGGTTGAGCGCCGCGCCGTCCGGGAGGCTGGTCTCGCCGGTGCTCGGGAAGTGCATCTGATTGACGAGCCAGTGGCGGCTGCCATCGGTGCCGGACTGCCGGTCACCGAGCCCGTTGGCACCATGATTGTGGATATCGGCGGTGGCACGACCGAGGTTGCCGTTCTCAGTCTTGGCGGCACGGTGCTGAGCGAGTCGGTGCGGGTGGCTGGTGATGAAATCAGCGATTCCATCGGTGTTTATCTCAAAAAAGTGCACAATCTGGTGGTGGGTGAACGCACTGCTGAAGACATCAAAATTCGGATCGGTTCGGCCTTCCCTGACAACGAGTTCGATCAGACCGTGATGGATGTGCGTGGTCTGCATCTTCTCTCCGGGCTTCCCCGCACCCTTCAGTTGCAGGCCGGTGATCTGCGCGAGGCCATTGCCGAGCCTTTGAATGTGATTGTGGAAGCCGTCAAGCGCACACTTGAGCGCACCCCTCCGGAGCTCGCAGCCGACATTGTGGATCGCGGCATCATGCTGGCCGGAGGCGGAGCACTTGTGCGTGGCATCAGTGACCTGATCAGCCATGAGACCGGCATCTTTACCCACATCGCCGAAGACCCTCTGCTCTGCGTGGTGAAGGGGTGCGGGCAGGTGCTCGAGGATTACAAACGTCTGCAGCGCGTGTTGGATACCCCTGAATTCGTGAGAGCAGCGGCTGCCGTCTGA
- the rpaB gene encoding response regulator transcription factor RpaB, whose product MSDGPSQLLSGQGPVNSGPAADKATLLVVDDEPAVRRVLVMRLQLAGYRVVCAEDGEEALELFHRESPDLVVLDVMLPKLDGFAVCRRLRAESCVPIIFLSALEAISERVAGLDLGADDYLPKPFSPKELEARIATILRRVGRGSASAEPRELPTGQGVVRVGELVVDTNRRQVTRGSERIALTYTEFSLLELLFREPGRVVPRAEILEQLWGYPPRRSADLRVVDVYVARLRGKLEPDPRNPELILTVRGIGYSSQRMGDNAPVAVAG is encoded by the coding sequence ATGTCAGACGGGCCATCCCAGCTTTTAAGTGGCCAGGGCCCCGTCAACAGCGGACCGGCAGCAGACAAAGCAACCCTGTTGGTGGTGGATGACGAGCCTGCTGTTCGTCGCGTCTTGGTGATGCGTCTCCAGTTGGCTGGTTATCGCGTGGTCTGCGCAGAGGATGGTGAAGAGGCACTTGAACTCTTCCATCGGGAGTCTCCCGATTTGGTAGTGCTCGATGTGATGCTTCCAAAGCTTGACGGTTTCGCCGTGTGCCGCCGTTTGCGGGCTGAATCCTGTGTGCCAATCATTTTCCTTTCGGCCCTCGAAGCCATCTCAGAGCGGGTGGCCGGCCTTGACCTCGGTGCTGATGATTACTTACCTAAGCCCTTCAGTCCAAAAGAGCTAGAAGCGAGGATCGCGACCATCCTTCGTCGTGTAGGCCGCGGCTCGGCAAGTGCAGAGCCGAGAGAACTACCGACTGGTCAAGGCGTTGTGAGGGTCGGAGAGCTTGTCGTGGACACCAATCGCCGGCAAGTCACCCGAGGCAGCGAGCGTATTGCGCTGACTTATACCGAATTCAGCCTGCTGGAACTGCTGTTCCGTGAGCCAGGGCGGGTGGTTCCCCGTGCTGAAATTCTGGAACAACTCTGGGGTTACCCTCCCCGCCGATCCGCCGACCTGCGCGTTGTTGATGTGTATGTGGCTCGCCTTCGGGGCAAACTCGAGCCCGACCCCCGCAATCCTGAGCTAATTCTCACTGTGCGTGGAATTGGTTACTCATCCCAACGGATGGGTGATAACGCACCGGTAGCAGTCGCAGGCTGA
- the mreC gene encoding rod shape-determining protein MreC — MGLSQRPQGSRLRSFRRLWPWFILLVVLGLVRLSKGAGFADAFALLSRPFWPGSAQREWIESAVRQDATSRLQLLEQDNARLRGLLELDRLSSGDRVQAAVISRTPSGWWQQLELGKGSFNGIAKDDAVIGPGGLVGRVQSVTPATSRVRLLTAPGSRIGVWLPRTRQHGLLAGLGTARPQLQFLDKEVQVRPGDLVSTSPASTLLPPNLPVAVVQSINLRGVPAPTALVQLIAPPDAIDWVQVQVR; from the coding sequence ATGGGGTTGTCCCAGAGGCCTCAGGGGTCTCGATTGCGCTCTTTTCGCCGGCTCTGGCCCTGGTTCATCCTTCTTGTGGTTCTCGGCCTGGTGCGGCTGAGCAAGGGCGCCGGGTTCGCTGACGCCTTTGCTCTGCTCAGCCGGCCTTTCTGGCCTGGCTCAGCGCAGCGGGAGTGGATTGAGTCGGCCGTCCGTCAAGACGCTACGTCCCGCCTTCAGTTGCTGGAACAGGACAATGCACGGCTGCGCGGCCTGCTGGAGCTCGACCGGTTGTCCTCGGGCGATCGGGTGCAGGCGGCTGTGATTTCACGCACGCCATCGGGCTGGTGGCAGCAACTGGAGCTCGGTAAAGGGTCCTTCAACGGCATCGCTAAGGATGATGCGGTGATTGGCCCCGGTGGATTGGTCGGCCGCGTTCAGAGCGTGACCCCGGCCACCAGTCGGGTGCGCTTGCTAACGGCACCGGGGAGCCGCATCGGCGTCTGGTTGCCGAGAACCCGTCAGCACGGTCTGCTGGCAGGCCTTGGCACGGCACGCCCACAGCTGCAGTTTCTGGACAAAGAGGTGCAGGTGCGGCCTGGTGATCTCGTGAGCACATCCCCGGCCAGCACCCTGCTCCCCCCAAATCTGCCGGTGGCCGTCGTGCAGTCCATCAACCTGCGCGGCGTTCCCGCTCCGACCGCCCTGGTGCAGTTGATTGCTCCTCCCGATGCCATCGACTGGGTGCAGGTGCAGGTGCGTTGA
- a CDS encoding single-stranded DNA-binding protein, protein MGVNSVTLVGRAGRDPEVRYFESGSMVANLSIAVNRRSRDDEPDWFNLEIWGKQAQVAADYVKKGSLLGIIGSFKLDRWTDRNSGEERSKPVVRVDRLELLGSKRDSESGAGAFGGGNSFGGGSASDEDVPF, encoded by the coding sequence ATGGGAGTCAATTCCGTGACCCTGGTCGGCCGTGCCGGCCGCGACCCCGAAGTCCGTTATTTCGAATCGGGCAGCATGGTCGCCAACCTCAGCATCGCGGTGAATCGCCGCAGTCGTGATGACGAACCCGACTGGTTCAACCTGGAGATCTGGGGCAAGCAAGCCCAGGTGGCCGCCGACTACGTGAAGAAAGGGTCCCTCCTGGGGATCATCGGCAGCTTCAAGCTCGACCGCTGGACCGACCGCAACAGCGGAGAGGAACGCAGCAAACCCGTGGTGCGAGTGGATCGGCTTGAGCTGCTCGGCTCCAAGCGTGACAGCGAATCGGGCGCTGGAGCCTTCGGTGGTGGGAACAGCTTCGGTGGTGGCAGCGCTAGCGACGAGGACGTTCCCTTCTGA